The Microbacterium limosum genome contains a region encoding:
- a CDS encoding DUF3817 domain-containing protein has product MPEPRLASFPKIRGALKFYQVASIITGVGLLLLVAEMVLKYTPLHVELFLGGSGGFLWFAPAIAGPECQWFSLFFPGSDCEMISTGDGFNLSLFILVAHGWFYVVYLFACFRVWSLMRWAFPRFLLLALGGVVPLLSFFLEVRVARQVRSYLAEREAAPAATPAASTPAPSPESTR; this is encoded by the coding sequence ATGCCCGAACCCCGCCTCGCGTCGTTCCCGAAGATCCGCGGGGCGCTGAAGTTCTACCAGGTGGCGTCGATCATCACGGGTGTCGGTCTGCTGCTGCTCGTCGCCGAGATGGTGCTGAAGTACACGCCGCTGCACGTGGAGCTCTTCCTCGGCGGCAGCGGAGGGTTCCTGTGGTTCGCGCCGGCGATCGCGGGGCCCGAGTGCCAGTGGTTCTCGCTCTTCTTCCCCGGCAGCGACTGCGAGATGATCTCCACCGGCGACGGGTTCAACCTCTCGCTGTTCATCCTGGTCGCGCACGGCTGGTTCTACGTCGTATACCTCTTCGCGTGCTTCCGCGTGTGGAGCCTCATGCGCTGGGCCTTCCCGCGCTTCCTCCTCCTGGCGCTCGGCGGTGTCGTGCCGCTGCTGTCCTTCTTCCTCGAGGTGCGGGTCGCCCGTCAGGTGCGCTCCTACCTCGCCGAGCGCGAGGCCGCCCCGGCGGCGACGCCCGCGGCATCCACCCCCGCCCCTTCCCCCGAGAGCACCCGGTGA
- the guaA gene encoding glutamine-hydrolyzing GMP synthase: MTEATETSQRPVLVVDFGAQYAQLIARRVREAGVYSEIVPHTASAEDIAARNPVGLILSGGPSSVYEPGAPALDPGVFDLDVPTLGICYGFQVMAQALGGEVANTGLREYGATDAEVTGSGGVLLQGQPVSQNVWMSHGDQVSRAPEGFDVLASTAATPVAAFGSDARRMYGVQWHPEVKHTDHGQRVIENFLHSAAGLPADWNSGNVIAEQVARIREQVGSARVICGLSGGVDSAVAAALVHEAVGDQLVCIFVDHGLLRKGEREQVETDYVASTGVRLVTVDAREKFLSALAGVSDPEQKRKIIGREFIRAFEAAEKDLVREAAADGEPIRFLVQGTLYPDVVESGGGAGAANIKSHHNVGGLPEDLQFELVEPLRTLFKDEVRAIGRELGLPEVIVGRQPFPGPGLGIRIVGEVTADRLEILRDADAIAREELTRAGLDAEIWQCPVVLLADVRSVGVQGDGRTYGHPIVLRPVSSEDAMTADWTRLPYDVLSKISNRITNEVREVNRVVLDVTSKPPGTIEWE, encoded by the coding sequence GTGACCGAAGCCACAGAGACATCCCAGCGGCCCGTCCTCGTCGTCGACTTCGGCGCGCAGTACGCGCAGCTGATCGCCCGCCGCGTCCGCGAGGCCGGCGTCTACAGCGAGATCGTCCCCCACACCGCATCCGCCGAGGACATCGCGGCGCGCAACCCGGTGGGCCTCATCCTCTCGGGTGGGCCCTCGTCGGTCTACGAGCCCGGCGCCCCCGCGCTCGACCCGGGCGTCTTCGACCTCGACGTGCCGACGCTCGGCATCTGCTACGGCTTCCAGGTGATGGCGCAGGCCCTCGGCGGCGAGGTCGCCAACACCGGGCTGCGCGAGTACGGCGCGACGGATGCCGAGGTTACCGGCTCCGGCGGCGTGCTGCTGCAGGGGCAGCCGGTGTCGCAGAACGTGTGGATGAGCCACGGCGATCAGGTCTCGCGGGCACCCGAGGGCTTCGACGTGCTCGCCTCGACGGCGGCGACGCCGGTGGCGGCCTTCGGCAGCGATGCGCGCCGCATGTACGGCGTGCAGTGGCATCCGGAGGTCAAGCACACCGACCACGGCCAGCGCGTGATCGAGAACTTCCTGCACAGCGCGGCGGGCCTTCCCGCCGACTGGAACAGCGGCAACGTGATCGCCGAGCAGGTGGCGCGCATCCGCGAGCAGGTCGGTTCCGCGCGCGTGATCTGCGGCCTCTCCGGCGGCGTCGACTCCGCCGTCGCCGCCGCGCTCGTCCACGAGGCGGTCGGAGACCAGCTCGTCTGCATCTTCGTCGACCACGGGCTGCTGCGTAAGGGCGAACGCGAGCAGGTCGAGACCGACTACGTCGCCTCGACCGGCGTGCGCCTGGTCACCGTCGACGCGCGGGAGAAGTTCCTCTCGGCGCTCGCGGGCGTCTCCGACCCGGAGCAGAAGCGCAAGATCATCGGGCGCGAGTTCATCCGCGCGTTCGAGGCGGCCGAGAAGGACCTCGTGCGCGAGGCCGCCGCCGACGGTGAGCCCATCCGCTTCCTCGTGCAGGGCACGCTCTACCCCGACGTCGTGGAGTCGGGCGGCGGGGCGGGCGCCGCGAACATCAAGTCGCACCACAACGTGGGCGGCCTCCCGGAAGACCTGCAGTTCGAGCTCGTCGAGCCGCTGCGCACCCTGTTCAAGGACGAGGTGCGTGCGATCGGTCGCGAGCTGGGGCTGCCCGAGGTGATCGTCGGACGACAGCCCTTTCCGGGGCCGGGCCTCGGCATCCGGATCGTCGGTGAGGTTACCGCCGACCGCCTCGAGATCCTGCGTGACGCCGACGCCATCGCCCGCGAGGAGCTGACCCGCGCCGGCCTCGACGCGGAGATCTGGCAGTGCCCCGTCGTGCTGCTGGCGGATGTCCGCTCGGTCGGCGTCCAGGGCGACGGCCGCACCTACGGACACCCGATCGTGCTCCGGCCGGTCTCGTCCGAGGACGCGATGACCGCGGACTGGACGCGCCTGCCCTACGACGTGCTGTCGAAGATCTCGAACCGCATCACGAACGAGGTGCGCGAGGTCAACCGCGTCGTGCTCGACGTCACGTCGAAGCCGCCGGGCACCATCGAGTGGGAGTGA
- a CDS encoding Bax inhibitor-1/YccA family protein, whose protein sequence is MALNNPAFNSPAFQDPRAVKSYPGGPQAAGLGAQTQFATGSRAATDAATNAQLEGMYAAPTAGAHQTDRMTVEDTVVKTLGLFAILVVTAVVGWVWTLGALSPAQATGLSVLPMILGGLGGFVLAMVIIFTSRKKVRPALIFAYAALEGLFVGGISAFFEFQFPGIVVQATLATLAVVGVTLALFASGKIRASKKATKIFMIAMFGYLAFSLLNLVLMWTGVSDSAFGLRSEPSPLFGIPWGVLIGVFVVIMAAYSLVLDFDSIQQGVRNGAPRQLAWMGGFGIMVTVVWLYIEILRIIAILRGSD, encoded by the coding sequence ATGGCCCTCAACAACCCCGCGTTCAACAGCCCGGCGTTCCAGGACCCGCGCGCCGTGAAGAGCTACCCCGGTGGCCCGCAGGCCGCCGGTCTCGGCGCGCAGACGCAGTTCGCCACCGGCTCACGCGCGGCAACGGATGCCGCGACCAACGCCCAGCTCGAAGGCATGTACGCCGCCCCCACGGCCGGCGCGCACCAGACCGACCGCATGACGGTGGAGGACACCGTCGTCAAGACCCTCGGCCTCTTCGCCATCCTCGTCGTGACGGCCGTCGTCGGTTGGGTCTGGACGCTCGGCGCCCTCTCGCCCGCTCAGGCGACCGGGCTCAGCGTCCTTCCGATGATCCTCGGCGGACTCGGCGGCTTCGTCCTCGCGATGGTCATCATCTTCACGTCGCGCAAGAAGGTGCGTCCCGCCCTGATCTTCGCCTACGCGGCCCTCGAAGGGCTTTTCGTCGGCGGCATCTCGGCGTTCTTCGAGTTCCAGTTCCCGGGCATCGTCGTGCAGGCGACGCTCGCGACGCTCGCCGTCGTGGGCGTGACCCTCGCCCTCTTCGCCAGCGGCAAGATCCGCGCGTCGAAGAAGGCCACGAAGATCTTCATGATCGCGATGTTCGGCTACCTCGCCTTCTCGCTCCTGAACCTCGTCCTCATGTGGACGGGCGTCTCCGACAGCGCGTTCGGCCTGCGCAGCGAGCCGAGCCCGCTTTTCGGCATCCCGTGGGGCGTCCTCATCGGCGTGTTCGTCGTCATCATGGCGGCATACTCGCTCGTGCTGGACTTCGACTCGATTCAGCAGGGCGTGCGCAACGGGGCCCCCCGCCAGCTCGCCTGGATGGGCGGCTTCGGCATCATGGTGACCGTCGTCTGGCTCTACATCGAGATCCTGCGCATCATCGCGATCCTGCGCGGCAGCGACTGA
- a CDS encoding SURF1 family protein has product MSSPPTVSDTPPTPPGDAQVFPPTLREVMLRPQWLLMLGLCLVVAGVFAWLGQWQLDRAIDSDPPPPGQTEQVRPLADVVEPGQYLAEPLVGQRVETVGAWVPGDFVVVSSRFNDGEEGYWVTGQLRIADAAQPTSLAVAIGWAASRDDADAAAAELQRAAETGAADPVTLTGRLISDEGPGLPPRGAAASEMPRMSPAALLSVWHDTEGLDVYRPYLAAVDPSAAGETDLVAISSPAPAELAPVNWLNVFYAIEWAVFAGFAFYLWYRLARDAWEKEVEALEDAAAS; this is encoded by the coding sequence ATGAGCTCCCCGCCCACCGTGTCCGACACCCCGCCGACCCCGCCGGGCGACGCGCAGGTCTTCCCGCCCACGCTCCGGGAGGTCATGCTGCGGCCGCAGTGGCTGCTCATGCTGGGACTGTGTCTGGTCGTCGCGGGCGTCTTCGCGTGGCTCGGTCAGTGGCAGCTCGACCGGGCGATCGACAGCGACCCGCCCCCGCCGGGCCAGACCGAGCAGGTCCGTCCGCTGGCCGACGTCGTCGAACCGGGGCAGTATCTTGCCGAGCCGCTCGTGGGGCAGCGCGTCGAGACCGTCGGCGCATGGGTCCCGGGCGACTTCGTCGTCGTGTCGTCGCGCTTCAACGACGGCGAGGAGGGGTACTGGGTGACCGGCCAGCTCCGCATCGCGGACGCCGCGCAGCCCACCTCCCTCGCCGTCGCGATCGGGTGGGCCGCCAGCCGTGACGACGCGGATGCCGCGGCGGCCGAGCTGCAGCGCGCGGCCGAGACGGGAGCCGCCGATCCCGTGACGCTCACCGGGCGCCTCATCTCCGACGAGGGCCCGGGGCTGCCCCCGCGGGGTGCCGCGGCCAGCGAGATGCCGCGCATGTCGCCGGCCGCCCTGCTGAGCGTGTGGCACGACACCGAGGGGCTCGACGTCTACCGGCCGTACCTCGCCGCGGTGGATCCGTCGGCCGCCGGGGAGACCGACCTCGTCGCCATCTCCTCGCCCGCACCCGCGGAGCTGGCGCCGGTCAACTGGCTCAACGTCTTCTACGCCATCGAGTGGGCCGTCTTCGCGGGCTTCGCCTTCTACCTCTGGTATCGCCTCGCCCGCGACGCGTGGGAGAAGGAGGTCGAGGCGCTGGAGGATGCCGCGGCATCCTGA
- the chrA gene encoding chromate efflux transporter translates to MTDATAPATPRPPGTPGEVFRVFLRLGVTSFGGPIAHLGYFRDELVTRRRWVDDTGYADLVALCQFLPGPASSQVGFALGLLRAGPRGALAAWLAFTLPSALLMVAFAFSASLFEGAVGAGILEGLKVVAVAIVAQAVWGMARSLTPDARRASIAVVAAVIVLFAAGSLGQVAAIVVGALAGVWLCRSAIDTDAAPLPLRVSRRAGAIALGVLAVALIGLPIAAASLSSPALDVADAFARAGALVFGGGHVVLPLLEAEVVTGGWVSADEFLAGYGAAQAMPGPLFTFAAYLGALAAPGAAGLGLAAVALVAIFLPGLLLLVGVIPFWNGLRARPAARALQRGANAAVVGILAAALYDPVFTTAVTGAGTFALALVCFVLLVSWRAPAWVVVLVGAAGGILLAVI, encoded by the coding sequence GTGACAGACGCGACCGCCCCCGCGACGCCGCGCCCGCCGGGGACTCCCGGCGAGGTCTTCCGCGTTTTCCTGAGGCTCGGGGTCACCTCCTTCGGCGGGCCGATCGCGCACCTCGGCTACTTCCGCGACGAGCTGGTCACCCGGCGACGCTGGGTGGACGACACCGGCTACGCCGACCTCGTCGCGCTGTGCCAGTTCCTTCCGGGCCCCGCCTCGAGCCAGGTGGGCTTCGCCCTCGGTCTCCTGCGAGCCGGCCCGCGCGGCGCCCTCGCCGCCTGGCTCGCGTTCACCCTGCCCTCGGCGCTCCTGATGGTCGCGTTCGCCTTCTCGGCGTCGCTCTTCGAGGGCGCTGTCGGCGCCGGCATCCTCGAGGGCCTCAAGGTCGTCGCGGTCGCGATCGTCGCGCAGGCGGTGTGGGGCATGGCGCGCAGCCTCACTCCCGACGCACGGCGTGCGAGCATCGCCGTCGTCGCGGCGGTGATCGTGCTGTTCGCGGCCGGTTCGCTCGGCCAGGTGGCCGCGATCGTCGTCGGCGCCCTCGCGGGGGTGTGGCTGTGCCGGTCCGCGATCGACACGGATGCCGCGCCCCTCCCCCTGCGCGTCTCCCGGCGCGCCGGAGCCATCGCGCTCGGTGTGCTCGCCGTCGCCCTGATCGGCCTGCCGATCGCCGCCGCGAGCCTCTCGTCGCCGGCCCTCGACGTCGCCGACGCCTTCGCACGCGCGGGCGCCCTCGTCTTCGGCGGCGGGCACGTCGTGCTGCCCCTGCTCGAGGCGGAGGTCGTCACGGGCGGCTGGGTGAGCGCCGACGAGTTCCTCGCGGGCTACGGCGCGGCGCAGGCGATGCCGGGGCCGCTCTTCACCTTCGCGGCCTACCTCGGTGCCCTGGCTGCGCCCGGTGCCGCGGGCCTCGGGCTCGCCGCGGTCGCGCTCGTCGCGATCTTCCTCCCCGGCCTGCTCCTTCTCGTCGGCGTGATCCCATTCTGGAACGGCCTGCGCGCCCGGCCCGCGGCGCGGGCGCTCCAGCGCGGGGCCAACGCCGCGGTCGTCGGGATCCTCGCGGCCGCCCTGTACGACCCCGTGTTCACGACCGCGGTCACCGGCGCCGGCACGTTCGCGCTCGCTCTGGTGTGCTTCGTGCTGCTCGTGTCGTGGCGCGCCCCGGCGTGGGTCGTCGTGCTGGTGGGCGCCGCCGGCGGCATCCTCCTCGCGGTGATCTGA
- a CDS encoding formylglycine-generating enzyme family protein: MVEIEMARIPAGTIVLHDARTKTRRSAALEPFEIAVYPVTQEQLAEIVGVEASHPRRPAVEMSWLRAIRFCNAASDWEGLDPAYSFEGEQVTWHVDADGFRLPTEAEWEFACRAGSAAAQYGPLAEVAWTAADGLSAPADVGGKHPNLFGLFDTLGNVWEWCWDLLDPARYDEYRVFRGGGFADDAHSVRAGVRRGGHPRMHHDDVGLRVARGGFDGADAAQGWSAAVDAERAAVDAPLPPGWTPRGR, translated from the coding sequence ATGGTCGAGATCGAGATGGCGCGTATCCCCGCCGGCACGATCGTGCTGCATGATGCCCGCACGAAGACGCGGCGATCCGCCGCGCTCGAGCCGTTCGAGATCGCGGTCTACCCCGTGACGCAGGAGCAGCTCGCCGAGATCGTCGGCGTGGAGGCATCCCACCCGCGCCGACCAGCGGTCGAGATGAGCTGGCTGCGGGCGATCCGCTTCTGCAACGCGGCGTCCGACTGGGAGGGCCTCGACCCCGCGTACTCGTTCGAGGGCGAGCAGGTCACCTGGCACGTGGATGCCGACGGCTTCCGCCTGCCGACGGAGGCGGAGTGGGAGTTCGCGTGCCGGGCGGGCTCGGCGGCGGCGCAGTACGGTCCCCTCGCCGAGGTGGCCTGGACCGCGGCGGACGGGCTCAGCGCACCCGCGGACGTCGGCGGCAAGCATCCCAACCTCTTCGGCCTGTTCGACACCCTCGGCAACGTGTGGGAGTGGTGCTGGGACCTGCTCGACCCGGCCCGCTACGACGAGTACCGGGTGTTCCGGGGCGGCGGGTTCGCGGACGACGCGCACAGCGTGCGCGCGGGTGTGCGCCGGGGCGGCCACCCGCGGATGCACCACGACGACGTCGGCCTGCGTGTGGCGCGGGGCGGGTTCGACGGCGCGGACGCCGCGCAGGGGTGGTCGGCCGCCGTCGACGCCGAGCGCGCCGCCGTCGACGCGCCGCTCCCTCCCGGTTGGACGCCGCGCGGACGCTGA
- a CDS encoding DEAD/DEAH box helicase — MSSHDAVDVVPGPGEWTPASSLIPGPLREYLEGFDRLNPLQSRAVPLVLSTDGHVMIVSPTSSGKSLIGEIAALRSIVDEGRPAVWLLPARALAAEVAEIARRWSALGITTIELTGETNMSSEAVSRAQLWVATTEKFEALYRRASLREAIGRIGCLVVDEVHLVGDPGRGATLESLIARLRAADGGTRIVALSATVTNAGELAEWLGADLLTSAWRPTALTTRLVPYDPPAKGRREDHEVAKDDVVVPLLRRIMGGGPGAASPAAGDEPSASSAVVFCGSKAAVLRTAALVAGVPFRGIDPSVVVEACFRRGVGVHFRDAPGARRALDDFRSRRLRVLVATSGLSTGVNTPAKFVVIRDLELGMTPLEVSQAQQMFGRAGRAGYEDEGFGFLLVPRGDEAAWAAKLSDGYTARSRLATGVGDAVLAEMLIGSVIDRASVRAWFEQTLAFAQNRSGVDLDAVVDALIARGFASEVDGRLAPTEIGVLTSRLMIDVASAGDLRRALAELPLPATAGEAEELIVQTVATTARALRERPVAERVYAEHVGRLLAGWPPAVLARAEGWFGARLCMAAAQIALRDPARARESPPPGVSLAEFRRAAEDMPRYLAWVAALGYADAATWAPAVAGDLARRLTWWQLSPHPERGSGRLLWLLERMLEPQHHRERMPDLWRRARAAGFASPDGIGARPRGVDVSAEGFAEIVSSRAEIRIESLVDLQLAYRTAAPHARVTAWSATSAGHALSTARPARGPIDVAVVPRSEGRVAAEVFLYTRDGDVAYGSVTADLPEVSAAPSPLEEATTLLAGLPDRRSVLSHPRGVRRLFEGERAAVRERILPLIEPDPSLTPVATALSERHVDPAAAVRAMTANVRALLRDASRRDLRAPRAVLRSREASEAELQLTLAALLSSRGMGGGVATSEGLPLALARVDGRWVLAGPRHTPRGRIEPLAPATLPSGVGVLSAPVRAPVVAEPSFAWMAQFLP; from the coding sequence GTGAGTTCGCACGATGCGGTCGACGTCGTGCCGGGGCCGGGGGAGTGGACGCCGGCATCCTCGCTCATCCCCGGCCCGTTGCGGGAATACCTCGAAGGCTTCGACCGGCTGAATCCTCTGCAGTCCCGCGCGGTTCCCCTGGTGCTGTCGACGGACGGGCACGTCATGATCGTCTCGCCGACCAGCTCGGGCAAGTCGCTCATCGGCGAGATCGCCGCGCTGCGATCGATCGTGGACGAGGGCAGGCCCGCGGTGTGGCTGCTGCCGGCCCGCGCGCTCGCCGCGGAGGTCGCGGAGATCGCCCGGCGGTGGAGCGCGCTCGGCATCACGACGATCGAGCTCACCGGCGAGACGAACATGTCGAGCGAGGCGGTCTCGCGGGCGCAGCTGTGGGTCGCCACCACCGAGAAGTTCGAGGCGCTCTACCGGCGGGCGTCCCTGCGGGAAGCCATCGGGCGGATCGGATGCCTCGTCGTCGACGAGGTGCACCTCGTGGGCGACCCCGGCCGCGGCGCGACGCTGGAATCGCTCATCGCGCGCCTGCGCGCCGCCGACGGAGGGACCCGGATCGTCGCCCTGTCCGCGACCGTGACGAATGCGGGCGAGCTCGCGGAATGGCTCGGAGCGGACCTCCTGACATCGGCGTGGCGGCCCACCGCGCTCACGACTCGGCTCGTGCCGTACGACCCTCCCGCGAAAGGCCGGCGGGAGGACCACGAGGTCGCGAAGGACGATGTCGTCGTGCCGCTCCTGCGCAGGATCATGGGCGGCGGCCCCGGTGCGGCGTCACCGGCCGCGGGGGACGAACCGTCGGCATCCAGCGCCGTCGTGTTCTGCGGCAGCAAGGCCGCCGTGCTGCGCACGGCCGCCCTGGTGGCGGGGGTGCCCTTCCGCGGTATCGACCCCTCGGTGGTCGTCGAGGCGTGCTTCCGCCGAGGCGTCGGCGTCCACTTCCGCGATGCGCCGGGCGCGCGTCGTGCCCTCGACGACTTCCGCTCGCGCCGGCTTCGCGTGCTGGTGGCCACGTCGGGACTGTCGACGGGCGTGAACACGCCGGCCAAGTTCGTCGTCATCCGTGATCTCGAGCTCGGCATGACGCCGCTGGAGGTGAGCCAGGCCCAGCAGATGTTCGGACGCGCGGGGCGCGCGGGCTACGAAGACGAGGGGTTCGGGTTCCTGCTCGTGCCGCGCGGCGACGAAGCCGCGTGGGCGGCGAAGCTCTCGGACGGGTACACGGCGCGCAGCCGCCTCGCGACGGGCGTCGGGGACGCTGTCCTCGCGGAGATGCTGATCGGCTCGGTCATCGACCGCGCGAGCGTCCGCGCGTGGTTCGAGCAGACGCTCGCGTTCGCCCAGAACCGCTCGGGCGTCGACCTCGACGCCGTCGTCGATGCGCTGATCGCGCGCGGCTTCGCGTCGGAGGTGGACGGGCGGCTCGCGCCGACGGAGATCGGCGTGCTCACCTCCCGCCTGATGATCGATGTCGCGTCCGCGGGCGATCTGCGGCGCGCGCTCGCCGAGCTTCCCCTTCCGGCTACTGCCGGCGAGGCCGAGGAGCTGATCGTGCAGACCGTCGCGACGACGGCGCGGGCGCTTCGCGAGCGCCCCGTCGCCGAGCGCGTGTACGCCGAGCACGTCGGCAGGCTGCTGGCGGGGTGGCCGCCCGCCGTCCTCGCCCGGGCCGAGGGCTGGTTCGGCGCCCGCCTCTGCATGGCCGCCGCGCAGATCGCGCTGCGCGATCCCGCCCGGGCGCGGGAGAGCCCGCCGCCGGGGGTGTCGCTCGCCGAGTTCCGGCGGGCGGCCGAGGACATGCCCCGGTACCTCGCCTGGGTCGCCGCCCTCGGATACGCGGACGCCGCGACATGGGCTCCGGCGGTGGCCGGCGATCTCGCGCGCCGACTGACGTGGTGGCAGCTCTCGCCGCATCCCGAGCGCGGGTCGGGCCGGCTGCTCTGGCTGCTGGAGCGGATGCTGGAGCCCCAGCATCACCGCGAGCGCATGCCCGATCTCTGGCGTCGCGCCCGCGCGGCGGGGTTCGCCTCGCCGGACGGGATCGGCGCCCGGCCCCGCGGCGTCGACGTGAGCGCCGAAGGGTTCGCCGAGATCGTCTCCTCCCGCGCGGAGATCCGGATCGAGTCGCTCGTCGACCTGCAGCTGGCGTACCGGACGGCCGCGCCGCACGCCCGGGTGACGGCGTGGAGCGCGACGAGCGCGGGGCACGCCCTGTCGACCGCGCGTCCGGCGCGGGGACCGATCGATGTCGCCGTGGTGCCGAGGTCGGAGGGGCGGGTCGCGGCAGAAGTCTTCCTGTACACGCGAGACGGCGACGTCGCCTACGGGAGCGTGACGGCCGACCTCCCCGAGGTCTCCGCCGCGCCGAGCCCGCTCGAGGAGGCGACGACGCTGCTCGCGGGTCTTCCCGACCGCCGCTCGGTGCTCTCCCACCCGCGCGGCGTGCGCCGGCTGTTCGAGGGGGAGCGCGCGGCGGTGCGCGAGCGCATCCTGCCGCTGATCGAACCGGACCCGTCCCTCACGCCCGTCGCGACGGCGCTGTCGGAGCGCCACGTCGATCCGGCCGCCGCGGTGCGGGCGATGACGGCGAACGTGAGGGCGCTGCTGCGCGACGCGAGCCGCCGTGACCTGAGGGCGCCGCGCGCGGTGCTGCGCTCGCGCGAGGCGTCGGAGGCGGAGCTGCAGCTCACCCTCGCCGCGCTGCTCTCGTCGCGGGGGATGGGCGGAGGCGTCGCGACGTCGGAAGGGCTTCCGCTCGCGCTCGCCCGGGTGGACGGTCGGTGGGTGCTCGCGGGTCCGCGCCACACCCCGCGCGGCCGGATCGAACCGCTCGCCCCCGCGACGCTGCCGAGCGGGGTGGGGGTCCTCTCCGCCCCCGTCCGCGCGCCCGTGGTCGCGGAGCCCTCCTTCGCGTGGATGGCGCAGTTCCTGCCCTGA
- a CDS encoding glycerophosphodiester phosphodiesterase family protein — translation MPRPPLVIGHRGAPGYRPEHSRSSYDLAFAMGADAVEPDVVASRDGVLVVRHENEISGTTDVADRPEFAGRRTTKTIDGASLTGWFTEDFTWEELATLRCRERLPRIRPASASFDDRQPILRLSDLFDLVRAASIEHGREIGIVLEIKHATYFEGIGLDLVPLVEAEVARSAAGIPLVIEAFESTVLERLRQRGVPATFIYLIGAGGRPADLVATRGADAPTYRDTVTPRGLDGLVGRVDGISVDRRVILAPNTLGRATGPTRVVADAHRRGLRVYTWTCRPENAFLVGEFRGSGGPSAFGDYEAEWGVIRDAGVDGVFVDHPDLGVAFFRG, via the coding sequence ATGCCTCGCCCCCCGCTCGTCATCGGACACCGCGGCGCGCCCGGATATCGGCCCGAGCACTCGCGCTCCTCCTACGATCTCGCGTTCGCGATGGGGGCGGATGCCGTGGAGCCCGACGTCGTGGCCAGCCGGGACGGGGTGCTCGTCGTCCGCCACGAGAACGAGATCTCGGGCACGACGGACGTCGCCGATCGGCCCGAGTTCGCCGGGCGCCGGACGACGAAGACGATCGACGGCGCAAGCCTGACCGGGTGGTTCACGGAGGACTTCACGTGGGAGGAGCTGGCGACTCTGCGCTGCCGCGAGCGTCTTCCCCGGATCAGGCCCGCAAGCGCGAGCTTCGACGACCGGCAGCCGATCCTGCGGCTGTCGGACCTGTTCGACCTCGTGCGGGCGGCGTCGATCGAGCACGGGCGCGAGATCGGCATCGTGCTGGAGATCAAGCACGCGACGTACTTCGAGGGGATCGGCCTCGATCTGGTCCCGCTCGTCGAGGCGGAGGTCGCGCGCTCGGCCGCGGGCATCCCGCTCGTGATCGAGGCCTTCGAGTCGACGGTGCTCGAGCGGCTGAGGCAGCGCGGCGTCCCCGCGACCTTCATCTACCTGATCGGGGCGGGCGGTCGACCCGCCGACCTCGTGGCGACGAGGGGTGCCGACGCTCCGACGTATCGAGACACCGTGACCCCGCGGGGCCTCGACGGGCTCGTCGGCCGCGTGGACGGCATCAGCGTCGACAGGCGCGTCATCCTCGCGCCGAACACGCTCGGGCGCGCAACCGGCCCCACCCGCGTCGTGGCCGACGCGCATCGGCGCGGCCTCCGGGTCTACACCTGGACATGCCGCCCGGAGAATGCGTTCCTCGTCGGCGAGTTCCGCGGCTCGGGCGGACCGAGCGCCTTCGGAGACTACGAGGCGGAGTGGGGCGTGATCCGGGATGCCGGGGTCGACGGCGTCTTCGTCGATCATCCCGATCTCGGAGTCGCGTTCTTCCGGGGGTGA